From a single Pseudalkalibacillus hwajinpoensis genomic region:
- a CDS encoding Type 1 glutamine amidotransferase-like domain-containing protein, which yields MGNLILSGGGNVEQNFRVHDYFVKSIDKDKPLLYIPLAGDPGFRSYDTSLKYVQSIFNPLGIGTITMWTELKNKTLSELKHFSAVYFSGGCTLTLLKALKKSNFDKILIQFYESGGTIFGQSAGAIIFGSNISHTYSRENILAESEPLNLIHNYRLWCHYNAQHDELIYEFSEDGRPPFIALTEGGLFVLLILVGKSLADKHMSSNTVRKKFFKIYAKYYGHSSYNTTIITEKVMHRNSHRIFNCFFDHLMLLLGSALSQ from the coding sequence ATGGGGAATTTAATACTATCAGGCGGAGGTAACGTTGAACAGAACTTCAGAGTACATGATTATTTTGTAAAGTCTATTGATAAGGATAAGCCACTCCTTTATATTCCTTTAGCAGGTGATCCTGGTTTTAGATCATACGATACTAGTCTGAAATATGTACAAAGCATTTTTAATCCTTTAGGTATTGGTACAATTACGATGTGGACGGAACTTAAAAACAAGACGTTAAGTGAATTAAAACATTTTTCAGCTGTTTATTTTAGCGGAGGATGTACATTAACTTTGTTAAAAGCATTGAAGAAAAGCAACTTTGATAAAATATTAATTCAGTTTTATGAGAGTGGCGGTACTATTTTCGGACAAAGTGCAGGTGCAATAATATTTGGAAGTAACATATCTCACACTTATTCTAGAGAAAATATCTTGGCTGAAAGTGAGCCTCTAAATCTTATACACAATTACCGATTATGGTGTCATTATAATGCCCAGCATGATGAATTGATCTATGAGTTTTCTGAAGATGGGAGACCTCCATTTATAGCACTCACAGAAGGGGGGCTATTCGTTTTACTGATACTTGTAGGGAAATCCTTAGCGGACAAGCATATGAGTTCAAACACGGTCAGAAAAAAATTCTTTAAGATATATGCGAAATATTATGGGCATTCGTCATACAATACAACGATAATTACGGAAAAAGTTATGCATCGTAATTCTCATCGGATTTTTAATTGCTTCTTTGATCATCTAATGCTTCTTCTAGGAAGCGCCCTTTCACAATAG
- a CDS encoding SAM-dependent methyltransferase, with product MSRVESRTKLDLDKIIFVGRTFEEYMEMFSLSEEKLEGKKILDCPAGACSFTAIGHSKGLNITACDIAYDHSVENLIDKGQEDIKHTMRHMEKAKSNYIWDYFININNLKEHREQALHDCTLHLKENRERYMPVSLPSLPFKDKEFDILLSAHFLFTYADRLDFQFHIDTLSELLRITKEEVRIFPLIDLEGNRYEHLDKVMKYLKENGCSVKEIKVPYEFQLGANSMLKINKNH from the coding sequence ATGAGCAGAGTTGAGTCGAGGACTAAATTAGATTTGGACAAGATTATTTTTGTCGGTAGAACATTTGAAGAGTACATGGAGATGTTTTCACTTTCAGAGGAAAAATTGGAAGGAAAGAAAATTTTGGATTGTCCCGCCGGAGCTTGTTCTTTTACGGCAATCGGTCATTCAAAAGGATTGAATATTACAGCTTGTGATATTGCCTACGATCATTCTGTAGAGAACCTTATAGACAAAGGACAAGAGGATATTAAACATACTATGAGGCATATGGAAAAGGCTAAAAGCAACTATATTTGGGATTATTTTATAAATATTAATAATTTAAAAGAACACAGGGAACAAGCTCTACATGATTGTACACTACACCTGAAAGAGAATAGGGAACGGTACATGCCGGTTAGTCTACCTTCTCTCCCATTTAAAGACAAGGAGTTTGACATTCTTTTATCTGCTCATTTCTTATTTACTTATGCTGACCGTTTAGATTTTCAATTTCATATTGATACGCTTAGTGAATTACTTAGAATTACCAAAGAAGAGGTAAGAATTTTTCCTTTAATTGACCTGGAAGGTAATAGATATGAGCATTTAGATAAAGTAATGAAGTACCTGAAAGAAAACGGATGCTCAGTTAAAGAGATAAAGGTTCCATATGAGTTCCAATTAGGAGCAAATTCAATGCTGAAAATCAATAAGAATCATTAG